In one Perca fluviatilis chromosome 7, GENO_Pfluv_1.0, whole genome shotgun sequence genomic region, the following are encoded:
- the pdp1 gene encoding pyruvate dehyrogenase phosphatase catalytic subunit 1: MPVRSQLLRGLPHAKVLASSLLPCQQHQSQLVPITHRPASRRSSHMWQSHQHSRSYQTTSVLRSYILSPPQVNSILKANEYSFKVPEFDGKNVSSVMGFESNQLPANAPIEDRRSAATCLQTRGMLLGVFDGHAGCACAQALSERLFYYIAVSLLPHNTLCELEAAVEAGRALSPILQWHKHPNDYFSKEAQTLYFNSLRTYWQELIDLTSPGEVPDTREALLNAFKRLDNDISLEAQVGDPNAFLHYWVLRVAFSGATACVAHIDGSELFIANSGDARAVLGVQEADGSFSAHTLSNDHSAQNEAEVARIRSEHPPSERKTVIRQDRLLGLLMPLRAFGDVKFKWSIDLQKCVLESGPDQLHENEHTKFIPPNYHTPPYLTAEPEITYHKLRPQDRFMVIGSDGLWETLHRQEVVRIVGEYLTGVHQRQPLKVGGYRVTLGQMQELLDERKARMSSAFEDQNSATHLIRHAVGNNEFGTVDHERLSKMLSLPEELARMYRDDITIIIAQFNPHVIGAQRQDGQS, from the exons ATGCCTGTGAGATCTCAGCTGCTCAGGGGTTTGCCTCATGCCAAGGTCTTGGCCTCCAGTCTGTTACCATGCCAACAACACCAGTCCCAGTTAGTACCCATTACTCACAGACCTGCCTCAAGACGGTCCTCTCATATGTGGCAGAGCCACCAGCACTCAAGAAGTTACCAGACAACCTCAGTGCTCCGCAGCTACATCCTATCACCCCCGCAGGTCAACTCTATTCTGAAAGCCAACGAGTACAGCTTCAAG GTGCCAGAGTTTGATGGAAAGAATGTGTCATCAGTGATGGGTTTCGAGAGTAATCAGCTGCCGGCTAACGCTCCTATAGAAGACCGTCGAAGTGCAGCCACATGCCTGCAGACGCGAGGAATGCTGCTGGGTGTGTTTGATGGCCATGCTGGCTGTGCCTGTGCACAG GCGCTGAGTGAACGGTTGTTTTACTACATAGCTGTGTCTCTGCTGCCCCACAACACACTGTGTGAGCTCGAGGCAGCTGTGGAGGCCGGCAGGGCCCTCAGTCCCATCCTGCAGTGGCACAAACACCCCAACGACTACTTCAGCAAGGAGGCTCAGACTCTTTACTTCAACAGCCTCCGAACCTACTGGCAGGAGTTAATAGATCTCACCAG cCCAGGCGAAGTTCCAGACACCCGTGAGGCCTTGTTGAATGCTTTCAAGAGGCTGGACAATGACATTTCCCTGGAGGCTCAG GTGGGGGACCCGAATGCTTTCTTGCACTACTGGGTCCTGAGAGTGGCCTTTTCTGGAGCAACGGCCTGCGTGGCTCACATCGATGGATCAGAACT ATTTATAGCCAATTCAGGAGACGCTCGGGCAGTGTTGGGGGTGCAGGAGGCAGATGGTTCATTCAGCGCTCACACGCTCTCGAATGACCACAGCGCCCAGAATGAGGCGGAGGTGGCTCGGATACGAAGTGAACACCCTCCATCAGAGAGGAAGACAGTTATACGACAG GACCGGTTGCTTGGCCTCCTCATGCCGTTACGTGCGTTTGGGGATGTAAAGTTCAAATGGAGTATTGATCTGCAGAAGTGTGTGTTAGAGTCTGGACCTGATCAGCTCCATGAAAACGAGCACACCAAGTTTATCCCTCCAAACTACCACACACCCCCCTACCTGACCGCCGAGCCTGAGATCACGTACCACAAACTGCGGCCACAGGATCGTTTCATG GTGATTGGCTCTGACGGCCTCTGGGAGACGCTGCACAGACAGGAAGTGGTTCGTATTGTGGGGGAGTATTTAACAGGGGTGCACCAGCGCCAGCCCCTCAAAGTCGGAGGCTACAGGGTCACCCTGGGACAGATGCAGGAGCTGCTTGATGAGAGAAAGGCTCGCATGTCTTCGGCTTTCGAGGATCAGAACTCTGCGACCCACCTGATACGTCACGCGGTGGGAAACAACGAGTTTGGCACGGTTGACCACGAGAGGCTGTCAAAAATGCTGTCGCTGCCTGAAGAGCTGGCTCGCATGTACCGCGAtgacatcaccatcatcatcgcTCAGTTCAACCCTCACGTGATTGGAGCACAGAGACAGGACGGGCAATCCTGA
- the cdh17 gene encoding cadherin-17 yields the protein MTPIMHLLLLPLLFSIAGAKDLEEKKGPFENTVLNVPEGTPVPYPIYQFQVTHPGVSDFRLSGEGREDIRISNDGWLYLEKPLDWSRDDHYIIMVEALAGDEVVDGPVYVTINVLDINNNAPYFNQSTYTAVVRENNAAGIPFTRVFALDQDDPQTPNAHLSYSLVSQIPNNHNILLFQIDPNTGEISTTEEGERMLKARQGIQYGRGEDRSIDALRTKFNDYCPVQNIPYEENPFFTCVERAEIRRRNVDPLEDPDYTLSVRVQDLGGASETSLSGNAIVHILVQQNLWVNPGPITVKEHLKETYPLVIAKVQSNEPNAIYKLVQKERELKFPFQITEDGEIHLTDELDREDKDMYILVVFAVDSNDKQLDPPMEIQVLVEDLNDNAPVCANMESVFEVQEDEPVGSLIGQLLAHDDDQAGTLNAQLTFTIVSQNPPTASNSFSIDAASGRIQTLRLLQRKDQQVFNLSVRVSDPVFNTECKVVVKIIDVNNEMPLFEKNDYGTHSLAEDTPVGHTVLNISATDADDPDSGSSFIEFHITAGDDDNIFDVVTDGKGVGHLVIAKPLDFESSPTYKLQIDARNPEPLMKGLDYGSESTAFVSVSVTDIDEAPEFSLDILDVTVPENTTKGSVLLTVEAKDPEGKEISFKMDGDTQGWLEIDAATGEIKAKNKLDRETLETFEVTVTAFEKENPEKSSERIVSVRLLDVNDNFPKLMETQAFICAKKPEPIIIKAQDTDSAPFSQPFTFSFIFAHGKKSPNWDLKSIDGTTAKLTLKKQPTEDKTFTLPINIRDNAGMGITQSFKVRVCNCTELGYCYFAPEERAFRLGMGPTIGILAGILGFCVIIFIIVIKRANKGGKKTTEEQERNALM from the exons ATGACACCCATAATGCATCTGTTGTTGCTCCCACTCCTGTTCAGCATA GCTGGTGCGAAGGATCTGGAGGAAAAGAAGGGCCCGTTTGAGAACACGGTGCTAAATGTGCCAGAGGGGACTCCAGTGCCATATCCCATCTATCAG TTTCAGGTGACCCATCCAGGTGTTAGTGATTTCAGGCTGAGTGGAGAAGGTAGGGAAGACATTAGGATTTCAAACGACGGGTGGCTATACCTGGAGAAGCCTCTGGACTGGTCTCGAGATGATCATTACATTATCATG GTGGAGGCGCTGGCAGGTGATGAAGTTGTGGATGGCCCAGTTTATGTGACCATAAATGTGTTGGACATCAACAACAATGCTCCGTACTTCAACCAGAGCACCTACACAGCTGTGGTCAGAGAAAACAATGCCGCAG GTATCCCATTTACCCGTGTGTTTGCACTGGATCAAGACGACCCACAGACTCCCAACGCTCATCTGAGCTACAGCCTGGTCAGCCAGATCCCCAACAATCACAACATCCTCCTGTTCCAGATCGATCCTAACACGGGAGAGATCTCCACCACAGAAGAAG GGGAAAGGATGCTCAAAGCCAGACAAGGCATCCAGTATGGCAGAGGAGAGGATCGGAGCATTGATGCTCTGAGGACAAAGTTTAACGACTACTGTCCAGTGCAGAATATCCCCTATGAAGAAAACCCCTTCTTCACCTGTGTGGAGAGAGCAG AAATAAGGAGGAGGAATGTGGACCCCCTGGAGGACCCAGACTACACCCTGTCTGTGCGCGTGCAGGACCTGGGAGGAGCATCAGAGACCTCGCTGAGTGGAAACGCCATAGTGCACATTCTCGTGCAGCAAAACCTGTGGGTCAATCCTGGACCTATAACTGTTAAAGAGCACTTAAAGGAAACGTACCCATTAGTCATTGCAAAG GTCCAGTCTAATGAGCCCAACGCCATCTACAAGTTAGTGCAGAAAGAGCGAGAGCTGAAATTCCCCTTCCAGATCACAGAAGATGGAGAAATACATCTGACAGATGAGCTGGACAGGGAAGACAAGGACATG TACATCCTGGTGGTGTTCGCAGTGGATAGCAACGACAAACAGCTGGATCCACCCATGGAGATTCAAGTCTTGGTGGAGGATCTAAATGACAATGCACCAGTGTGTGCAAATATGGAGAGTGTGTTTGAAGTGCAGGAGGACGAGCCAGTAg GTAGCCTGATTGGACAGCTGTTGGCCCATGATGATGATCAAGCCGGGACACTGAACGCTCAGCTGACTTTCACCATTGTGTCCCAAAATCCACCCACCGCATCCAACTCCTTCTCCATTGACGCTGCTTCTGGAAGAATCCAGACATTACGCTTGCTGCAGCGAAAAGACCAGCAGGTGTTTAATCTCAGTGTCAGAGTCAGCGacccag TGTTCAACACAGAATGTAAGGTCGTTGTCAAGATCATTGACGTCAACAACGAGATGCCTCTGTTTGAGAAGAACGAT TATGGCACTCACAGTCTGGCAGAGGACACTCCTGTTGGACACACAGTGCTGAACATCAGCGCAACAGACGCCGATGACCCAGACAGCGGCAGCTCCTTTATCGAGTTCCACATCACTGCTGGTGACGATGATAACATTTTTGATGTGGTAACCGACGGCAAAGGCGTTGGCCATCTGGTCATAGCTAAG CCTCTGGACTTTGAGTCCTCTCCCACCTACAAGCTCCAGATTGATGCTCGTAACCCAGAGCCGCTGATGAAGGGTCTGGACTATGGCAGTGAATCCACAGcctttgtttctgtgtctgtcacTGACATAGACGAGGCTCCAGAGTTTAGTCTGGACATACTGGATGTGACTGTGCCTGAAAACACCACCAAAGGATCAGTGCTGCTCACTGTGGAGGCAAAGGATCCAGAGGGCAAAGAGATCAG TTTTAAGATGGACGGTGACACTCAGGGCTGGCTGGAGATTGATGCTGCCACCGGAGAGATTAAGGCCAAAAACAAGCTGGACAGAGAAACCCTAGAGACTTTTGAAGTCACTGTCACTGCATTTGAGAAAG AGAACCCTGAAAAGTCTTCTGAGCGCATTGTGTCTGTGAGGCTGCTGGATGTGAACGACAACTTCCCTAAACTGATGGAGACCCAGGCCTTCATCTGTGCGAAGAAACCCGAACCTATCATCATCAAGGCCCAAGACACAGACAGTGCCCCCTTCTCTCAGCCCTTCACCTTCAGCTTCATTTTTGCCCACGGCAAGAAATCTCCCAACTGGGACCTGAAAAGTATCGACG GTACAACAGCTAAACTGACCCTGAAGAAACAACCAACTGAAGATAAAACCTTCACTCTCCCCATTAACATTAGAGACAATGCAGGCATGGGAATCACACAGTCGTTTAAGG TGAGAGTGTGTAACTGCACAGAGCTGGGCTACTGCTACTTCGCACCAGAGGAACGTGCCTTCAGGTTGGGGATGGGACCCACCATTGGGATCCTGGCTGGCATTCTGGGATTCTGCG TTATTATCTTCATTATAGTGATCAAACGCGCAAATAAAGGGGGCAAGAAGACGACTGAAGAACAAGAGAGGAACGCCTTGATGTAG
- the gem gene encoding GTP-binding protein GEM, whose translation MLPSVRRHSLRLQTELHRWSICDPGSHLLTDSLLSRVPACISRSKSCTSSAGELDGSRGSWSSSDSVISTDSAGEPAEPGSPYRVVLLGASGVGKTAFASIFAGAADSMDSDDCELCGDEMCEKEIEVDGEPATITLFDTWDAETDNECAQEHCMQTGDAYLLLYSVTDRASFLRASELRITLRRFRPAQHTPIILVGNKCDLVRRREVSVSEGRACAAVFDCKFIETSAAMQHNIWEAFHGMVRQLRLRRDSKEANKRRRHINTRRESLTMKAKRFLDKMVAKNNPSVAFWLKSKSCHDLSVL comes from the exons ATGCTGCCCAGTGTGCGCCGGCACAGCCTCCGCCTGCAGACCGAGCTCCACAGGTGGAGCATCTGCGACCCCGGCAGCCACCTGCTCACAGACAGCCTCCTGTCCCGGGTTCCCGCCTGCATCTCCCGCTCCAAGTCATGCACCAGCTCCGCCGGGGAGTTGGACGGGAGCCGTGGGAGCTGGTCGTCCTCAGACTCGGTCATCTCCACCGACTCTGCCGGGGAGCCGGCGGAACCCGGGAGCCCGTACCGGGTGGTACTGTTAGGGGCCAGCGGGGTCGGCAAAACGGCCTTCGCCAGCATCTTCGCCGGGGCAGCGGATAGCATGGACAGCGATGACTGCGAGCTGTGTGGAG ATGAAATGTGTGAAAAGGAAATTGAAGTTGACGGAGAGCCTGCAACTATAACTCTGTTTGACACATGGGATGCAGAG ACTGACAATGAATGTGCTCAGGAGCACTGCATGCAGACAGGTGACGCATACCTGTTGCTGTACTCAGTAACTGACCGGGCCTCCTTCCTGCGAGCCTCAGAGCTCCGGATAACCCTGCGGCGCTTCCGTCCTGCCCAGCACACACCTATCATCCTGGTGGGGAACAAATGTGACCTGGTGCGACGGAGAGAGGTGTCAGTCAGCG AGGGTCGTGCCTGTGCTGCTGTGTTCGACTGCAAGTTTATCGAAACCTCAGCCGCCATGCAGCACAACATCTGGGAGGCTTTTCACGGCATGGTGCGACAGCTGCGACTACGCCGAGACTCCAAGGAAGCCAACAAGCGACGCAGGCACATAAACACACGCCGCGAGAGCCTAACTATGAAGGCCAAGCGTTTCCTCGACAAGATGGTGGCAAAGAACAATCCCAGTGTGGCATTCTGGCTAAAATCTAAGTCCTGCCATGATCTCTCTGTGCTGTAG